In the Gemmatimonadaceae bacterium genome, TTGCGGGCCTCGCGCGCCTTCTCCGAGTGCACGTGCACCACCTGCCCCTCACCGACCGTGGTGGCGCAGGCCGGCGCGAGCTTCGGGAACTTCTCCACCTCCACGAGGCACATGCGGCAGACGCCGGCCACGGGCAGCGACGGGTGGTAGCAGTAGTGCGGCACCAGCACGCCGACCGTCTTCGCCGCCTCGAGCAGGCTCGTGCCCGGTGCGACGATCACCTCGCGGCCCTCGATCGTGAGGGTCACCATGCCCGGATTCGCGGGCGCTGCGGGGGCCGTCACCTCAGGCCGCCGCGGGCGAGAAGCCCGGGATCATCACGCTCGACCGGTTCTTCGGGATCTTCGCCTCGAACTCGTGGCGGAACTTCTTCAACCCGCTCACCACCGGGGTCGCGCACGAGTCGCTGAGCACGCAGATCGTCTTCCCCGACATGTTGTCCGCGATTTCCAGCAGCGTGTCCAGGTCCTGCATCGTGCCCTGCCCGTCGCGGATCCGCTCGAGAATGCGGGTGGTCCAGGCCGTGCCCTCGCGGCACTGCGAGCACTGCGCGCAGGACTCATGGGCGTAGAAGCGGGCCAGGCGCGCGATCTGGCGCACCATGTCCTGCGAGTCGTCGAAGCAGATCACGCCGCCGGAGCCGAGCAGCGAGCCGGCGGCCTGGATGCCCTCGTAGTCCATCACCGCCCCCTCGCACTCCTCGGGGGTGAGGATCGGCACCGAGGAGCCGCCGGGGATGATCGCCTTGAAACGGCGTCCGGCGGGCGGGCCGCCGCAGAGGTCCCAGAGGAACTCCTTCATCGGGAAGCCCATGCCGACTTCGTAGTTGCCCGGCTTCGCCACGTTGCCACAGACCGAGAAGAGCTTGGTGCCGGTGCTCTTCGGGTTCGCGGGGGACGAGAGCGACTTGTACCAGTCGGCGCCGTGGCGCAGCACGTGCTGCGCGGCGCTGACCGTCTCCACGTTGTTGATCGTGGTCGGCTGCGCGAACAGGCCGGCCACGGCCGGGAACGGCGGCTTGATGCGCGGGTTCCCGCGCCGCCCCTCGAGCGAGTTCATGAGCGCGGTCTCCTCGCCGCAGATGTACGCGCCGGCACCCTTGTGCACGTGCACGTCCACCCGCTTGCCGCTGCCCATCGCATTCGCGCCGAGGATGCCGGCGGCGTACGCCTCCTTCACCGCCTCACGCACCCGGTGGATCGGCTCGGTGTACTCGCCACGGATGTAGATGTACGCCGTCTCCGCGTAGATCGCGTGGGCAGCGATGGCCGCACCTTCCACGAGCTGGTGCGGGGTCCAGCGCATGATCTCACGATCCTTGAACGTGCCCGGCTCCGACTCGTCACCGTTGATGGTGAGGTAGTGCGTCTTGCCGTCGGGCTTCATGAAGCTCCACTTCACGCCGGTCGGGAAGCCGGCGCCGCCGCGCCCGCGGAGCCCGGAGTCCTTCACGACGTTCTGCACGTCGACGGGATCGGTGGCCAGGGCCTGGCGCAGCACCTCGTAGCCGCCGCGCTTCTGCCAGCCGGCCAGGGTGCGCGCCTCGGCGTCGCCGAAGTACCGCGAGATCACCGGCGTCTCGCGCGGGTGTGCCGGATGCGGATAGCCCATCAGTCGAGCCCCGCGACGAGGTCCTTCACGCTGTCCACCGAGACGCACTCCACGAGCGCGTCATTGATCATCACGGGTGTCGCGAAGCCGCAGGCGCCGAGGCACTCCACCTCGATCACCGTGAACCGGCCGTCGGGCGACGTCACGCCCAGTTCCCCGCACTTCGTCTCCCGCAGGAAGGCATGCACCACGTCCTCGGCGCCGCACACGTTGCAGGGCGTGGTGGTGCAGACCTGCACGAAGTGCCGGCCCACCGGGTGCTGGTGGTACATCGTGTAGAACGACACCACGCCCTTGACGTACGCCGGCGTGAGGTCGAGCACGGCGGCCACCTCGGCCATCCCCTCCGGACTCACCCAGCCCCGGTCCTCCTGCAGCATCCAGAGTGCCGGCAGCAGCGCCGCCATCTTGGTGGGGTAGCGCGTGAGCAGCTCGTCGAGCTCGGCCCGGCGCGCCCCGGTGAACACCGGCACATGCGCGGTGTGGGCATCGTGCCCGTCCGGTGCCATCGCGTGGAGGCTCATCGGTCGATCTCCCCCATCACGATGTCGATGCTGGCATTGATCGCGATCACGTCGGACAACAGGTGTCCCTCGGCCATCTTCGAGATGGCGGACAGGTTGACGAAGGCCGGTGGCCGGATGCGCCAGCGGACCGGCTTCGAGGTGCCGTCGCTGACGAGGTAGTACCCCTTCTCGCCCTTCGGGCTCTCGGTCGGCACGTAGCACTCGCCCACCGGCGGGCGTGGCCCCTCCATCACCAGCTTGAAGTGATGGATCATGGACTCCATCTCGCTCGTCGCCTTGCTCTTGGCGGGTAGGATCACGCGCGGGTCATCGATGTTCAGCGGGCCGTCGGGCAGCCGCTCGAGCGCCTGCTCGATGATCCGCACGCTCTGCCGCATCTCCTCGAGGCGCACGAGGTAGCGGTCGTACACGTCGCCGCGCGAGCCGACGACGATGTCCCAGTCGTAGGTGTCGTAGTCGAGGTACGGGAAGTCCTTCCGCACGTCGTAGGCGACGCCGGAGGCGCGCAGCATCGGGCCGGAGAGCCCGTAGTTGATGGCCTCGGGCGCGGTCATGACCCCGAGGCCCACCGTGCGCCCGACCCAGATGCCGTTGCGCGTGAGCATCCGGTCGGTCTCGTCGAGCGTCTTCGGCAGCGAGCGCAGGAACCCCTTCAGCCCGTCCACCCAGCCCGGCGGGAGGTCGGCGGCCATGCCCCCGATCCGCGACGCACTGGTGGTGAGCCGCGCCCCCACCCAGCTCTCGAACAGGTTGTAGACCGTCTCGCGCTCCTGGAAGGTCCACAGGAACGGCGTGAACGCGCCGAGGTCCACCGCGGTGGTGCCCAGCCAGACCAGGTGCGAGATGATGCGCGAGAGCTCCATCGCAATCACGCGCAGCACGGTGCACCGCGGCGTGATCTCGATGCCGAACAACCGCTCCGCGCCGAGCGCGTAGGCGATGTTGTTTCCCATCGAGTTGAGGTAGTCCTCGCGATCGGTCCACGGGATGATCTGGTTGTACTGGCGATACTCGCCGATCTTCTCGAAGCCGCAGTGGAGATAGCCGATGTGCGGCACGCAGCGGATCACCGTCTCGCCATCCAGCTCGAGCACGAGGCGCAGCACGCCGTGCGTGGCCGGGTGCTGCGGGCCGATGTTGATCAGCATCCGCTCGCTGCCCATGTCGGGCTCGAATCCCGGCTCCAGGTCGCGCGGCACGACGTGACCGGCGGCATCCGCCGTCAGCGGTGCCCGTCGCAGCACACCGTCCGCCCCGAGCACCGGCGTCGCCAGCTCCACGTCCACCGTGCGGGTGGTGGTCGTCATGCCCCCACCTCGTCATGCTCGGCCAGCAGCCGCGCCCGCATGTCCGCCGGCAGCTCGTGGAAGGCGTCCGCCACCGTCAGCTCCTCCATCGAGTAGCGCGCCTCGGGGTTCGCCGCCAGCGCCTGCGACAGCTGCTCCGAACGGCTGAAGCGACCCCGCAGCGGGAAGTCCTTCCGCAGCGGGTAGCCCTCGGCGTACGACTCCCAGAGCAGGATGCGGCGGAGGTCGGAATGGCCGGCGAACCGGATGCCGAACATGTCCCACACCTCGCGCTCGAGCCAGTTGGCGGACTTGTACACCGGCTCGATGCTCGGCACCTCCAGGTCGGCGCCGTCGGGCAGGGCCGCCTTGAGCCGCAGGAACCGGCGATACGGGAGCGAGCGCACGTGCCACACCATCTCGAGCGGGCGGCCGGCGTCGCGATGCTCCACCGCGGTCACGTCCACCAGGTAGTCATACTGCTGCGTGGGGTCGTCGCGGAGCCAGAGCACGATCTCGCGGATGCGCGCCGGCTCGACCCACACGGTGGTCTCGCCCCACATGACCTCATGGCGGCCGATGGCGCCGCCGAAGCGCGCGCGGAGGGCCTCCACCGAGGGGTTGGCGTCGCCACCGCGGTGCGGCAGCCCGCGCGGGGTGACGGGATCCGGCGTGCCGGACGGGAGGGCGGCGCCCGGAAGCACCGTCATGGTGCCGACCGGGTCTGGTGCACGGAGTTGCCGAAGGGTTCGGACAGCTCGTCGATGCGCGCCGGCGGGATGTAGAGCTTGGAGGTGGGGTCGATGGTGATCTCGTCGTACTGCGCCTGGTCCGAGATCGAGCGGTTCCGCATGACCTTGTCCTGCAGCATCAGCACGCCGTACATGAGCGCCTCGGGCCGCGGCGGGCAGCCCGGGACGTACACGTCCACCGGGATGATCGTGTCGATGCCCTGCACCACCGCGTAGTTGTCGAACATGCCCCCGCTGGACGCGCAGGCGCCCATCGAGATCACCCACTTCGGCTGCGGCATCTGCTCGTAGATGCGTCGGATCACGGGCGCCAGCTTGTACGGCACGCGTCCGGCGCAGATGAGCACGTCGGCCTGGCGCGGCGAGAAGCTCAGGCGCTCCATCCCGAACCGCGCGAGGTCGAAGCGGCTGGCCGCCGTCGCCATGAACTCGATGGCGCAGCAGGCGGTGCCGAACGGCATCGGCCAGAGGGAATTCGCGCGCGACCAGTTCACCAGGAACTCGAGCCGCGTCGTGATCCAGCCCTCCTGCGACGGCGGATCGTACGACACGCGCGCGCCGGCGGATGCCGGTGTCAATCCCATTGCAGTGCTCCCTTGCGCCACACGTAGGCCAGGCCCACGGCGAAGATCGCCATGAACAC is a window encoding:
- the nuoD gene encoding NADH dehydrogenase (quinone) subunit D; translated protein: MGSERMLINIGPQHPATHGVLRLVLELDGETVIRCVPHIGYLHCGFEKIGEYRQYNQIIPWTDREDYLNSMGNNIAYALGAERLFGIEITPRCTVLRVIAMELSRIISHLVWLGTTAVDLGAFTPFLWTFQERETVYNLFESWVGARLTTSASRIGGMAADLPPGWVDGLKGFLRSLPKTLDETDRMLTRNGIWVGRTVGLGVMTAPEAINYGLSGPMLRASGVAYDVRKDFPYLDYDTYDWDIVVGSRGDVYDRYLVRLEEMRQSVRIIEQALERLPDGPLNIDDPRVILPAKSKATSEMESMIHHFKLVMEGPRPPVGECYVPTESPKGEKGYYLVSDGTSKPVRWRIRPPAFVNLSAISKMAEGHLLSDVIAINASIDIVMGEIDR
- a CDS encoding NAD(P)H-dependent oxidoreductase subunit E, which produces MSLHAMAPDGHDAHTAHVPVFTGARRAELDELLTRYPTKMAALLPALWMLQEDRGWVSPEGMAEVAAVLDLTPAYVKGVVSFYTMYHQHPVGRHFVQVCTTTPCNVCGAEDVVHAFLRETKCGELGVTSPDGRFTVIEVECLGACGFATPVMINDALVECVSVDSVKDLVAGLD
- a CDS encoding NADH-quinone oxidoreductase subunit C, with product MTVLPGAALPSGTPDPVTPRGLPHRGGDANPSVEALRARFGGAIGRHEVMWGETTVWVEPARIREIVLWLRDDPTQQYDYLVDVTAVEHRDAGRPLEMVWHVRSLPYRRFLRLKAALPDGADLEVPSIEPVYKSANWLEREVWDMFGIRFAGHSDLRRILLWESYAEGYPLRKDFPLRGRFSRSEQLSQALAANPEARYSMEELTVADAFHELPADMRARLLAEHDEVGA
- the nuoF gene encoding NADH-quinone oxidoreductase subunit NuoF; this encodes MGYPHPAHPRETPVISRYFGDAEARTLAGWQKRGGYEVLRQALATDPVDVQNVVKDSGLRGRGGAGFPTGVKWSFMKPDGKTHYLTINGDESEPGTFKDREIMRWTPHQLVEGAAIAAHAIYAETAYIYIRGEYTEPIHRVREAVKEAYAAGILGANAMGSGKRVDVHVHKGAGAYICGEETALMNSLEGRRGNPRIKPPFPAVAGLFAQPTTINNVETVSAAQHVLRHGADWYKSLSSPANPKSTGTKLFSVCGNVAKPGNYEVGMGFPMKEFLWDLCGGPPAGRRFKAIIPGGSSVPILTPEECEGAVMDYEGIQAAGSLLGSGGVICFDDSQDMVRQIARLARFYAHESCAQCSQCREGTAWTTRILERIRDGQGTMQDLDTLLEIADNMSGKTICVLSDSCATPVVSGLKKFRHEFEAKIPKNRSSVMIPGFSPAAA
- the nuoB gene encoding NADH-quinone oxidoreductase subunit NuoB — its product is MGLTPASAGARVSYDPPSQEGWITTRLEFLVNWSRANSLWPMPFGTACCAIEFMATAASRFDLARFGMERLSFSPRQADVLICAGRVPYKLAPVIRRIYEQMPQPKWVISMGACASSGGMFDNYAVVQGIDTIIPVDVYVPGCPPRPEALMYGVLMLQDKVMRNRSISDQAQYDEITIDPTSKLYIPPARIDELSEPFGNSVHQTRSAP